In a single window of the Balaenoptera acutorostrata chromosome 3, mBalAcu1.1, whole genome shotgun sequence genome:
- the BLOC1S6 gene encoding biogenesis of lysosome-related organelles complex 1 subunit 6 isoform X1 — MSVPGPPSLDGVLAGPPDGLEAGGPTPGLSDTSPDEGLIEDLTIEDKAVEQLAEGLLSHYLPDLQRSKQALQELTQNQVVLLDTLEQEISKFKECHSMLDINALFTEAKHYHAKLVNIRKEMLMLHEKTSKLKKRALKLQQKRQKEELEREQQREKEFEREKQLTAKPAKRT; from the exons ATGAGTGTCCCTGGGCCGCCTTCCCTGGACGGGGTCCTGGCAGGGCCACCCGACGGCCTGGAGGCCGGGGGCCCGACGCCGG GTTTAAGTGACACTTCTCCAGATGAAGGGTTAATAGAGGACTTGACCATAGAAGACAAAGCTGTGGAGCAACTGGCAGAAGGCTTGCTTTCTCACTACTTGCCAGATCTGCAGAGATCAAAACAAGCTCTCCAGGAACTCAC ACAGAACCAAGTTGTATTATTAGACACACTGGAACAAGAgatttcaaaatttaaagaatGTCATTCTATGTTGGATATTAATGCTTTG TTCACTGAAGCTAAACACTATCATGCCAAGTTGGTGAATATAAGAAAAGAGATGCTGATGCTTCATGAAAAGACATCAAAGTTAAAA AAAAGAGCACTTAAACTGCAGCAGAAGAGGCAAAAAGAAGAGCTGGAAAGGGAGCAGCAACGAGAGAaggaatttgaaagagaaaagcagtTAACTGCCAAACCAGCTAAAAGGACGTGA